Proteins from one Mytilus galloprovincialis chromosome 11, xbMytGall1.hap1.1, whole genome shotgun sequence genomic window:
- the LOC143052646 gene encoding uncharacterized protein LOC143052646, giving the protein MDSSQEENQHGESKKYMFDKEYNCGTDASEENDDDINKTSDWVSPKTNKKNSCCSCIKKQRWNCLIVFLVISLSSFLVSIGFVIYLVFQFQDLSLEFAVLRNNSLHNRLQIKKSEEEVERLFVGHEKHSEHINSMDIMLKNYTDIFNENIGKLQVDVSDLTKMHENQVKIQRDIQKLIETNNRNTRMKLRKLDTKDILVQKQIDEIVRTQKTFQQKLSDFLMAGSNEQINTQKTNHSQWISYSSGIHTLLFSMILFIILCM; this is encoded by the exons ATGG ACTCATCTCAAGAAGAAAATCAGCACGGAGaaagtaaaaaatatatgtttgacaAAGAATATAATTGTGGAACGGATGCAAGTGAGGAAAATGACGATGATATAAACAAAACATCTGATTGGGTTTCACCAAAAACCAACAAGAAGAACTCATGTTGTTCTTGCATTAAAAAACAAAGATGGAACTGTTTGATTGTTTTCCTCGTTATTTCATTAAGTTCATTTTTAGTATCAATAGGATTCGTGATATACCTTGTGTTTCAATTCCAAGATTTGAGTTTAGAGTTTGCAG TATTGAGGAACAATTCTTTGCACAACAGATTGCAGATAAAAAAATCTGAAGAGGAAGTTGAAAGGTTATTTGTTGGACATGAAAAACATAGTGAACACATTAACAGCATGGATATTA tgTTAAAAAATTATACAGATATTTTCAATGAAAACATTGGAAAACTTCAAGTGGATGTCAGTgacttaacaaaaatgcatgaaAATCAGGTGAAAATACAGAGAGATATACAGAAACTGATAGAGACTAACAATAGAAATACCAGAATGAAGTTAAGAAAACTTGACACAAAAGATATTTTGGTCCAAAAACAAATTGATGAAATAGTTCGGACACAAAAGACCTTTCAGCAGAAGCTGTCCGATTTTTTAATGGCAG GATCCAATGAACAAATAAATACCCAGAAAACAAACCACAGTCAATGGATCTCCTACTCGTCAGGAATACACACATTGTTATTTTCTATGATTCTGTTTATTATCCTTTGCATGTAG